One cyanobiont of Ornithocercus magnificus DNA segment encodes these proteins:
- a CDS encoding dihydroneopterin aldolase: protein MSIPFHLAPGCDAVHVSGLRLWAHAGVLEIERVAGQWLSLDFSICLNLNAAAQNDNLCATADYSLAIQQLQQLASELHCFTLEHFSEQVLDRLESLYGPVPMRVLLCKCAAPVPGFDGVVAVERRRSWPGNC from the coding sequence ATGTCTATTCCCTTTCACCTTGCACCTGGTTGCGATGCTGTACATGTCTCTGGTCTGCGTCTTTGGGCTCATGCAGGTGTTTTAGAGATCGAGAGGGTTGCTGGTCAATGGCTTAGTCTTGATTTTAGCATTTGTCTCAATCTTAATGCAGCAGCTCAAAATGATAATCTATGTGCAACAGCTGACTACAGCCTAGCTATCCAGCAACTGCAACAGTTAGCATCCGAGCTTCATTGTTTTACTCTTGAGCACTTCAGCGAGCAAGTACTAGATCGACTGGAATCTTTATATGGACCAGTCCCGATGCGCGTCTTGCTGTGCAAGTGTGCAGCACCGGTGCCAGGATTTGATGGTGTAGTAGCTGTAGAACGTCGTCGTAGCTGGCCTGGTAATTGCTGA
- a CDS encoding NAD(P)H-quinone oxidoreductase subunit 4, with product MQIAAKFVKIRCKAMGDTLPLASMSQADFPWLSLIILLPTAGALLMPLLPWNETRPSRGPRILALAVLAVDFLLMLVAFGRHFDNGQAALQLVERQPWLPSLGLEWSVGVDGLSAPLAILSGIITLLSVAASWSVERKERLYFALLLVQASAQALVFLSQDFLLFFLAWELELVPVYLLIAIWGGSNRQYAATKFILYTALASLLILISGLALALSGDNFTLNLSEITSRSVNGTFGILCYLGFLIGFGVKLPMFPLHTWLPDAHGEANAPVSMLLAGVLLKMGGYALLRFNVQMLPEAHLQLAPALIILGIVNIIYGALNAFAQDNVKRRIACSSVSHMGFVLLGIGAVDALSFSGAMLQMISHGLIAAAMFFVTGCFYERTKTLSIPNMGGLAKALPITFAFFLASSLASLALPGMSGFISEITIFLGITSQEGFTLVFRTITILLAAIGLVLTPIYLLSMCRRVFFGPRIPALATIQDLSPRELTISLTLLVPTLAIGIWPRVAMDLYEASTNLLANAFVSESLLATSHLLDMA from the coding sequence ATGCAAATAGCTGCTAAGTTCGTCAAGATTCGTTGCAAAGCTATGGGCGATACACTGCCTTTGGCATCGATGAGTCAAGCGGACTTCCCCTGGCTCTCCCTGATCATACTGCTACCGACTGCGGGGGCATTGCTGATGCCACTTTTGCCCTGGAATGAGACACGCCCGTCCAGAGGCCCACGCATCCTCGCCTTAGCCGTACTGGCAGTTGACTTCCTACTGATGCTGGTTGCTTTTGGCCGCCATTTTGACAATGGACAGGCAGCTCTCCAGTTAGTGGAGCGTCAACCATGGCTGCCATCACTAGGTCTTGAGTGGTCTGTTGGAGTAGATGGTCTCTCGGCGCCGTTGGCCATACTTAGTGGTATCATAACGTTACTTTCCGTAGCTGCGAGTTGGTCTGTAGAACGTAAAGAGCGTTTGTACTTCGCTCTACTGTTAGTTCAGGCTTCAGCTCAAGCTCTAGTTTTCCTCTCGCAGGATTTCCTTCTCTTCTTTTTAGCTTGGGAACTTGAGTTGGTACCTGTTTATCTCCTTATCGCCATCTGGGGAGGTAGTAACCGCCAGTACGCTGCTACAAAATTTATTCTTTATACCGCACTCGCTTCACTGCTGATTCTAATAAGTGGCCTAGCATTAGCGCTATCTGGCGATAACTTTACCCTCAATCTCTCCGAGATAACTAGCCGATCGGTCAATGGCACCTTCGGGATTCTCTGTTACCTGGGCTTCCTAATCGGTTTTGGTGTCAAGCTACCAATGTTTCCCTTACATACATGGTTACCTGATGCTCATGGGGAGGCAAATGCTCCGGTTTCCATGCTTCTAGCTGGTGTTCTTCTAAAAATGGGTGGCTACGCCCTGTTAAGGTTTAACGTACAGATGTTACCTGAAGCTCATCTACAGCTAGCTCCAGCACTGATCATCTTAGGAATTGTCAATATCATCTACGGAGCCCTTAATGCTTTCGCTCAAGATAATGTAAAACGGCGGATTGCTTGTAGTTCCGTTAGTCATATGGGTTTCGTACTACTAGGAATCGGTGCAGTTGATGCCCTAAGCTTCAGCGGGGCGATGCTGCAGATGATTAGCCATGGCCTAATTGCAGCTGCGATGTTTTTTGTCACAGGCTGCTTCTATGAACGTACGAAGACTCTCTCGATCCCTAACATGGGTGGCTTAGCTAAAGCACTACCAATCACTTTCGCATTCTTCTTAGCTAGTTCTCTTGCCTCCCTTGCCTTGCCAGGTATGAGTGGGTTTATCAGCGAGATTACTATCTTCTTGGGTATCACTAGCCAAGAGGGCTTTACACTAGTTTTCCGCACGATAACTATTCTCCTAGCTGCTATAGGCCTTGTGCTGACACCGATCTATCTTCTATCAATGTGCCGTCGTGTCTTTTTTGGTCCGCGAATCCCTGCACTAGCAACAATTCAGGACCTTTCGCCTAGGGAGCTGACAATCAGCTTAACCCTGCTAGTACCAACACTTGCCATCGGGATCTGGCCACGTGTGGCTATGGACTTGTATGAGGCTTCAACTAACCTGCTAGCTAATGCGTTTGTTAGCGAGTCATTATTAGCTACATCACACCTGCTTGATATGGCTTAA
- a CDS encoding glutamate-5-semialdehyde dehydrogenase — protein MTLPTNAVPDPSPELLARAATVRQAAVSLGQCDEERRRQALVSMASSLEACADEITAANQKDLKQAQVNGLAPALIDRLQLDEKKLVSAITGVRQLATLPDLLGCRQLHRKLDHGLVLERVTVPLGVLGVIFEARPDAAIQISALAIRSGNAAILKGGNEAKSTNIAIIAALQQGLNQAGFDINALALLTTRSESLALLRLDGLVDIIIPRGSNDLVRFIQDNTRIPVLGHADGVCHLYVDAAADINHALRIALDAKTQYPAACNAIETLLIHRDIAASFLKQALPLFHKAGVRLLGDEDSCYLGVTEVATEDDWHREYLDLTLAICTVSDIDSAIDHIRRYGSRHTEAIVTNDKAAARKFLRAVDSAGVFVNCSTRFADGFRYGFGAEVGISTQTLPPRGPVGLEGLITYRYLLHGDGHTVADYAEGRRQFHHCDLPL, from the coding sequence GTGACCCTACCGACCAATGCAGTACCTGATCCATCTCCCGAGCTTCTCGCTCGTGCCGCTACCGTACGGCAAGCAGCAGTAAGCCTAGGTCAGTGCGACGAAGAGAGGCGTCGCCAGGCTCTGGTTTCTATGGCAAGTTCTTTGGAGGCCTGCGCGGATGAAATCACAGCTGCTAACCAAAAAGACCTTAAGCAAGCTCAGGTTAACGGTCTAGCGCCAGCACTAATTGACCGGTTACAGCTAGACGAGAAAAAGTTGGTAAGTGCTATTACCGGAGTGAGACAGCTTGCTACTCTCCCCGATCTACTTGGCTGTCGCCAGCTACACCGCAAACTTGATCATGGTCTTGTTCTAGAGCGTGTAACTGTCCCACTTGGAGTTCTTGGAGTGATTTTCGAAGCCCGACCTGATGCTGCAATTCAAATATCTGCCCTAGCAATTCGTTCTGGCAATGCAGCTATTCTCAAGGGTGGCAATGAAGCTAAGTCAACCAATATAGCCATTATAGCTGCTTTACAGCAAGGGCTTAATCAGGCTGGCTTTGATATCAACGCTCTTGCCTTGCTGACTACGCGCTCCGAAAGCCTAGCTCTGCTAAGGCTTGATGGGTTAGTAGATATAATTATCCCGCGTGGTAGTAATGATCTAGTCCGTTTTATACAAGACAATACCCGTATCCCGGTGCTAGGTCATGCTGATGGAGTATGTCATCTCTATGTTGATGCTGCTGCAGACATAAATCATGCTCTTCGAATTGCTCTTGATGCTAAGACACAATACCCAGCAGCCTGCAATGCTATTGAGACTCTCCTAATCCATCGGGATATTGCTGCATCTTTCCTAAAGCAAGCACTACCACTATTCCATAAGGCTGGTGTACGACTACTGGGTGATGAGGATAGCTGCTACCTTGGTGTCACTGAGGTGGCAACTGAAGACGACTGGCATCGTGAATATCTTGACCTTACATTAGCAATATGCACCGTGTCCGATATTGATTCTGCTATCGATCACATTCGACGATATGGGTCCCGGCATACTGAGGCAATTGTTACTAATGATAAGGCAGCAGCACGCAAATTCTTACGTGCAGTTGATAGTGCTGGTGTCTTTGTCAATTGCTCGACGCGCTTTGCTGATGGGTTCCGTTATGGATTTGGCGCAGAGGTTGGTATCAGTACCCAGACACTTCCTCCTCGAGGGCCTGTTGGCCTAGAAGGGCTAATCACTTACCGTTACCTGTTGCATGGTGACGGCCACACTGTAGCTGACTATGCTGAAGGCCGCCGCCAGTTCCATCACTGTGATTTACCTTTGTGA
- a CDS encoding M3 family peptidase, with protein MTILCNDTTISPLLKGRGIPNYSAITAQSVQEDIPKLLRELNDNFDRFEANLKNYFTVGKRLSWELVIDPLHLLEERLRWSWGTVSHLNAVCNTPELRAAYAKQQSEVVRFRNHIGQSKLLYLALQSLRDQPAKTLDKTQKRILAKQLLSMRHRGVALDSNSLETFNIVSEQLATLATQFSNNILDATQEWSLLLHERELLSGIPLRILAQLAIAAEAAGNRRKDGSPPTTEQGPWLLGLDTPSYLPVITYATNRNLREKLYRAYVSRASQGKFNNRPLTEEILRLRIHQAALLGYKDWAEFSLTSKMAGKTDAVELLLEELRLASLPVAEAELQQLCNFAAECGAPESHNIQPWDVMYWAERLRREHLNFDQESLRPWFSLPQVLSGLFKLCKRLFNIYIEPADGSAPVWHEDVRFFRVLDPDGLPLAYFYLDPYSRPASKRGGAWMSECLVPSHGAEGHAVLPIAYLVCNQTPPIGNMPSLMSFEEVETLFHEFGHGLHHMLTDVNYPHAAGINCVEWDAVELPSQFMENWCYERKTLFSMAHHWQTGEPLSEQDYELLLQNRTFMAGSATLRQIHLALTDLRLHSSWKPEDNHSPEDLRRKIAAVTTVLAPIDEDQLLCQFAHIFASSSYAAGYYSYKWAEVLSADIFAAFKEAGLDDEKQIRRVGSNFLANILSKGGSRAPLELFEAFRGRLPTSEALIHQSGLACT; from the coding sequence ATGACAATCCTCTGCAATGATACTACCATCAGCCCATTGCTGAAAGGCCGGGGAATACCCAATTACTCAGCGATCACAGCACAGAGTGTTCAAGAGGACATCCCTAAACTGCTGCGAGAGTTAAATGATAATTTTGATAGGTTCGAGGCTAACCTCAAAAATTACTTCACTGTTGGCAAACGGCTAAGCTGGGAACTAGTCATAGATCCACTGCATTTGCTTGAAGAGCGACTCCGCTGGAGTTGGGGTACTGTGAGTCATCTGAATGCTGTGTGTAACACTCCGGAGCTACGTGCAGCTTACGCTAAGCAGCAGTCTGAGGTTGTCCGTTTCAGGAATCATATTGGGCAGAGCAAATTGCTGTACCTTGCTCTCCAGAGTCTAAGAGATCAACCAGCCAAGACTCTTGACAAGACACAGAAGCGCATTCTCGCTAAACAGCTTCTCTCTATGCGTCACCGTGGTGTTGCCCTTGACAGCAACAGCCTTGAAACTTTCAACATAGTCAGTGAACAGCTGGCTACACTTGCAACCCAGTTCAGTAATAATATCCTCGATGCAACACAGGAGTGGTCATTACTGCTGCATGAACGTGAGCTCCTTTCAGGTATTCCTTTAAGAATACTAGCGCAGCTAGCAATAGCTGCTGAGGCTGCTGGCAATAGGCGTAAAGATGGCAGTCCACCCACTACAGAGCAGGGCCCCTGGCTTCTCGGTCTTGACACGCCTAGCTATCTGCCTGTGATTACTTATGCCACTAACCGGAATCTGCGTGAGAAGCTCTATCGTGCCTACGTAAGTCGTGCAAGTCAGGGAAAATTCAATAATAGACCTCTGACTGAGGAGATTCTCAGGTTACGCATCCACCAAGCTGCTTTGCTAGGTTACAAGGATTGGGCAGAATTTAGCCTCACTAGCAAGATGGCCGGCAAGACTGACGCCGTAGAGTTACTGCTCGAAGAGCTACGCTTAGCCTCACTGCCAGTAGCAGAAGCTGAGTTACAACAGCTGTGCAACTTTGCTGCAGAATGTGGTGCACCTGAGAGTCACAATATTCAACCTTGGGATGTGATGTATTGGGCCGAGCGGTTGCGGCGCGAACATCTGAACTTTGACCAGGAGTCGCTACGACCTTGGTTTTCTCTACCACAAGTGCTTAGTGGTTTATTCAAATTATGCAAGCGTTTATTTAACATCTACATTGAACCAGCTGATGGCAGTGCTCCAGTTTGGCATGAAGATGTGCGATTCTTCCGTGTGCTAGATCCTGATGGATTACCCCTAGCCTACTTCTACCTTGATCCCTATAGTCGCCCAGCTAGCAAGCGCGGTGGTGCCTGGATGAGCGAATGCCTAGTACCCAGCCATGGTGCTGAAGGCCATGCGGTGTTGCCTATCGCCTATCTGGTCTGTAATCAGACGCCACCTATAGGGAATATGCCCAGCTTAATGAGTTTCGAAGAGGTTGAGACTCTTTTTCATGAGTTTGGTCACGGCTTGCACCACATGCTTACTGATGTCAACTACCCCCATGCTGCTGGCATCAATTGTGTTGAGTGGGATGCAGTTGAACTACCCAGCCAGTTTATGGAGAATTGGTGCTATGAGCGAAAGACCTTGTTCAGCATGGCTCATCATTGGCAAACCGGGGAGCCGCTATCAGAACAAGACTATGAGCTTTTGTTGCAAAACCGGACATTTATGGCTGGATCTGCCACCTTGCGACAGATACATTTAGCACTCACTGACTTACGTCTACATAGCAGTTGGAAACCAGAAGATAACCACTCGCCCGAGGATCTGCGCCGCAAGATTGCTGCTGTGACTACTGTACTTGCACCAATTGATGAGGATCAGCTTCTATGTCAATTTGCGCATATCTTTGCATCTAGTAGTTATGCTGCGGGCTACTATTCATACAAATGGGCTGAGGTACTTAGTGCAGATATCTTTGCTGCGTTTAAGGAAGCTGGTCTTGACGATGAAAAGCAGATAAGACGAGTTGGCTCCAACTTCCTGGCTAATATTCTTAGTAAGGGTGGCAGTCGAGCACCACTAGAGCTATTTGAGGCTTTTCGTGGCCGATTACCGACAAGTGAGGCTCTGATCCATCAGTCTGGCTTAGCTTGCACTTAG
- a CDS encoding alpha/beta hydrolase: MVDYLKQNSSPPLVLVHGLWDSPRLFNPLRHELGEYEIQLLAPYLPHRLGAVPLTYLAEHLDSLICKHFGNYQIIDLLGFSMGGVIGRIWLQNLDGAVRTRRFFSVGSPQRGTLTAQWVPSWMFAGIADMKIGSSLLRSLNADTSILGTLKCVSFFCYWDLIVFPGWNATLPCGEQYAIPVLTHQQLLRHPVALKLLGRLLRQA; the protein is encoded by the coding sequence ATGGTAGATTACCTTAAGCAAAACTCTAGTCCTCCTCTAGTCCTAGTCCATGGGCTTTGGGATAGTCCTAGGCTGTTCAACCCTCTCAGACATGAGCTTGGTGAGTATGAGATTCAACTGCTAGCACCGTATCTGCCACACCGCCTAGGTGCAGTACCACTAACTTACCTAGCTGAACATCTTGACTCTCTGATCTGCAAGCACTTTGGCAATTACCAGATTATCGACCTTCTCGGATTCTCAATGGGCGGAGTAATTGGCAGAATCTGGCTACAGAATCTTGACGGTGCAGTTCGCACACGCCGTTTTTTTAGCGTTGGCAGCCCACAAAGGGGAACACTTACTGCCCAGTGGGTTCCCTCTTGGATGTTTGCTGGGATTGCTGACATGAAGATAGGTAGTTCCCTACTTCGCAGTCTTAATGCTGATACAAGTATACTTGGTACATTGAAGTGTGTTAGTTTTTTCTGCTACTGGGACTTGATTGTGTTCCCAGGTTGGAATGCCACGCTGCCCTGCGGAGAACAATATGCAATACCTGTGCTGACACACCAACAGCTCTTACGTCATCCTGTAGCACTTAAGTTACTAGGCAGGTTACTAAGACAGGCTTAA
- a CDS encoding ROK family protein, with translation MLHVIGVDISITSMKLGLFDKDGSLLSGKVIPTPKLTTPGTLTIALCEAVTGLDPDHRASLIGISLPGLTDVTARVVCACTNFPGWENVPLAEWLEARLGRQVTLENNTSCTLAGEAWKGSAVGFINVVLLTFGSRVCGSAMLKRKSLIGYNGNFAEPSLIGSQSHYDNSIREQPMGTRIIRYHCSSDLAKLAQEADAGNQRALTAWTSYITTLGLGISSLVYTFTPQLVLLSGLLVGNTYHFLLPRIYQELTQCVQQLVSYEGLLIRSCTLGNDASRLGAAHLALKRLAGM, from the coding sequence ATGCTGCATGTGATTGGGGTTGACATTAGTATCACGTCTATGAAGCTGGGATTATTTGATAAAGACGGTAGTCTGCTATCAGGCAAGGTCATACCAACACCAAAACTCACAACTCCAGGTACCCTAACTATAGCACTGTGCGAAGCTGTTACTGGTCTCGATCCTGATCACCGTGCCAGTCTAATCGGCATAAGCCTCCCTGGGCTGACAGATGTAACTGCTCGCGTTGTTTGTGCCTGCACTAACTTCCCTGGCTGGGAAAATGTGCCACTTGCCGAATGGCTCGAGGCACGCCTCGGTCGCCAGGTAACTCTGGAAAACAACACTAGCTGCACTCTTGCGGGGGAAGCTTGGAAGGGATCAGCTGTGGGCTTTATCAACGTGGTTTTATTAACATTTGGTTCTAGGGTGTGCGGGAGTGCGATGCTTAAAAGGAAGTCTCTCATTGGTTACAATGGAAACTTTGCTGAACCTAGCCTGATTGGCTCGCAATCACATTATGATAACAGTATACGTGAACAGCCTATGGGTACCAGAATCATTAGATACCACTGCAGTAGCGATCTAGCAAAATTAGCTCAAGAAGCTGATGCAGGCAACCAGAGAGCACTTACCGCTTGGACCAGCTATATTACAACATTGGGGCTTGGTATTAGTAGTCTTGTCTACACATTTACCCCCCAGCTTGTTCTGCTTAGTGGTCTTCTTGTCGGTAATACCTATCATTTTCTTCTACCAAGGATCTACCAAGAATTAACACAGTGTGTACAACAGCTTGTGAGTTATGAAGGTTTATTGATCCGCTCCTGTACATTGGGCAATGATGCAAGCCGACTAGGTGCTGCACATCTAGCTCTAAAGCGCCTAGCGGGAATGTAA